The following proteins come from a genomic window of Ictalurus furcatus strain D&B chromosome 14, Billie_1.0, whole genome shotgun sequence:
- the yars2 gene encoding tyrosine--tRNA ligase, mitochondrial encodes MAASCGRNLCRGWRGKTGFILKSPSPVWFPKATFHTSSVGRNGFLSSLHKRGFLKESFPENAAQVNLPQLLHSAPQTVYCGFDPTADSLHAGHLLPLIGLLHFRNAGHHVIALIGGATARIGDPSGKSKERECLSAAVVDSNARSVLESLHRIFTNHELYFCSDPQRLGTVRVLNNASWYRDWTVVEFLAEAGRYFRMGTLLSRHSVQSRLKSAEGMSLSEFSYQLFQAFDFYYLHQVHGCRIQLGGTDQLGNLMSGHEFIHKKTGEEVYGLTVPLLTTSMGDKLGKTAGNAVWLNRNKTSPFEFYQYFLRLPDNNMEHYLKLFTFLPLAEVEKVMEQQRQDPGKRTAHKRLAAEVTKLVHGKEGLESAKRCTYALYHSSIEALQQMDDAELKELFREAPFQEFFLEPGTTVLDACRRCQAIPEGPRGYQMITDGGVWINHHRASNPEQVLVPGQHILSNGLSLIRVGKKNFYIIKWLSM; translated from the exons ATGGCGGCGTCCTGTGGCCGCAACCTGTGCAGAGGATGGCGAGGGAAAACggggtttattttaaaaagcccGTCTCCGGTTTGGTTTCCGAAGGCTACCTTTCACACATCCTCAGTCGGTAGAAACGGATTTCTGTCATCGCTTCACAAACGAGGCTTTCTGAAGGAGTCTTTCCCTGAAAACGCGGCTCAGGTGAATCTTCCTCAGCTGCTGCATTCGGCCCCGCAGACCGTGTACTGCGGCTTCGACCCGACCGCCGACAGCCTGCACGCCGGCCACCTGCTGCCGCTCATCGGCCTGCTGCACTTCCGCAACGCCGGGCACCACGTGATCGCGCTGATCGGCGGAGCCACGGCGCGGATCGGCGACCCGAGCGGCAAATCCAAGGAGAGAGAGTGCCTGTCAGCCGCCGTGGTGGACAGCAATGCCAGGTCCGTGCTGGAAAGCTTGCACCGGATCTTCACCAACCACGAGCTTTACTTCTGTAGCGATCCGCAGAGACTGGGCACCGTGCGCGTGCTGAACAACGCCAGCTGGTACCGGGACTGGACCGTGGTGGAGTTTCTGGCCGAGGCGGGCCGGTATTTCCGCATGGGCACTCTGCTGAGCAGACACAGCGTGCAGTCCCGCTTAAAGAGTGCCGAGGGCATGAGTCTCAGCGAGTTCTCTTACCAGCTCTTCCAGGCCTTTGACTTCTATTACCTGCATCAGGTGCACGGCTGCAGAATACAGCTGGGGGGCACAGATCAGCTGGGGAACCTGATGTCCGGCCATGAATTCATTCACAA AAAGACAGGAGAGGAAGTATATGGACTGACAGTACCACTGTTGACCACCTCAATGGGAGATAAGCTGGGAAAGACTGCAGGAAATGCTGTATGGCTGAACCGGAATAAAACGTCTCCCTTTGAGTTCTACCAGTATTTCCTCAGACTGCCAGACAACAATATGGAACA TTACCTGAAGCTGTTCACCTTCCTGCCACTGGCTGAGGTGGAGAAAGTGATGGAGCAGCAGCGGCAGGATCCAGGCAAGAGAACAGCACATAAACGGCTTGCTGCTGAGGTAACCAAGCTGGTGCATGGCAAAGAGGGGCTGGAAAGTGCCAAACG ATGCACCTACGCTCTGTACCACAGCAGCATCGAGGCTCTGCAGCAGATGGATGATGCTGAACTGAAGGAGTTGTTCAGAGAAGCACCATTTCAGGAGTTCTTTCTAGAGCCAGGTACCACGGTACTGGATGCCTGTCGTCGGTGCCAGGCCATTCCTGAAGGACCCAGAGG GTATCAAATGATAACTGATGGTGGT